In one window of Temnothorax longispinosus isolate EJ_2023e chromosome 9, Tlon_JGU_v1, whole genome shotgun sequence DNA:
- the Cta gene encoding guanine nucleotide-binding protein subunit alpha homolog has protein sequence MASSLTWSCCLRFKFSPEEIEQRYKSQEIDRMLEKDRQTFRRQVKLLLLGAGESGKSTFLKQMRIIHGIKFEPELIKEYQHVIYQNIIKGMKVLVDARDKLNIPWENPKNYDIGFHVLKFENTMVLDTRLFLHYVPALQSLWKDASIRRAFDRRREFQLSDSVQYFLDNLERIARVEYTPTHQDILHCRKATKGISEFVIPINNIPFLFVDVGGQRSQRQKWYQCFDCVTSILFLVSSSEFDQVLLEDRRTNRLEESKNIFDTIVNNMIFCGVSIILFLNKTDLLDKKVRSRDTNVRLYFPQFTGDPHSMKDVQNFILDMFVSVKRDPRKPLFHHFTTAVDTENIKVVFNAVKDTILHRNLESLMLQ, from the exons ATGGCGAGCTCCTTAACGTGGTCGTGTTGCCTGCGTTTCAAATTCAGCCCGGAGGAGATCGAGCAGCGTTACAAGAGCCAGGAGATCGACCGGATGCTGGAGAAGGACCGGCAGACGTTCCGCCGGCAGGTGAAGCTGCTGCTGCTCGGGGCGGGCGAGAGCGGCAAGTCGACATTCCTCAAGCAGATGCGGATTATTCACGGGATCAAGTTTGAG CccgaattaattaaagaataccAACATGTGATCTACCAGAATATAATTAAGGGTATGAAGGTTCTAGTGGATGCACGGGATAAACTAAATATCCCTTGGGAGAATCCTAAGAATTACGATATCGGTTTCCACGTACTCAAGTTCGAAAACACCATGGTGCTGGACACTAGATTATTTCTGCATTATGTGCCAGCATTGCAGAGTTTATGGAAGGATGCATCGATTAGAAGAGCATTCGACAGGCGAAGAGAATTTCAATTG AGTGATTCTGTCCAATACTTTTTGGATAATCTTGAAAGGATTGCAAGAGTG gaataTACACCTACGCATCAGGATATTTTACACTGTAGGAAGGCGACAAAAGGAATTTCCGAATTTGTAATACCGATTAACAATATCCCATTCCTCTTTGTCGATGTTGGCGGTCAAAGATCTCAAAGGCAAAAATGGTACCAATGCTTCGATTGCGTGACATCTATACTTTTTCTTGTATCGTCATCGGAATTTGACCAGGTCTTGTTGGAAGATAG GAGGACTAATAGGTTGGaagaatctaaaaatatatttgatacaatCGTGAACAACATGATATTTTGTGGTGTCTCTATAATTTTGTTCTTAAACAAAACGGATTTACTCGATAAGAAAGTGAGGTCACGAGATACAAATGTCCGTTTGTATTTTCCACAATTTACGGGTGATCCACATTCCATGAAGGACGtgcaaaattttatccttGACATGTTCGTCTCGGTCAAAAGGGATCCAAGAAAGCCGTTGTTTCATCACTTCACTACTGCGGTAGacacagaaaatattaaagtcgTCTTTAATGCTGTGAAGGATACTATCCTGCACCGAAACTTGGAATCCCTCATGCTTCAATAA